The genomic interval GTCTCCCCACCCTCCCGGTGCCTCCTCCTGTTTCCCTGGGGGCGGCCTCCTGGGCTGACCTGACCGCCACCCTCCCTGCAGACTACCTGCACCTGTCTCggctcttcttcatcttctccatGGTCACCATCATCATCTACTTCATTCTCCTCTTGAGCTCTTGCCTCCCAAGAAGAGGCTTTGTCATCTCCAGCCTGGACCTGAAGCTCTCCCTGCTCAGCCTCACCTCAGGTAGCATGTTGCCCGCCAAGGGGCCTCAGCAGCAGGTCTGCTCCGGGTCACCGTCCTGGCTGCAAACACGCCAGTGGccacagccacccccccccccccagtctggcACTCCCTGGTGGCTTTTGCACGCAGAGACCGGCACCCTTTCCGGCTTCCAGACACATAGGTCTCCATCTTAGTGCCTGTGCAGTCCCACCACTCCCAGCTGACtttgctttttgcctccagggccattgctggggcttggcggcCGCACTACgaaacccactgctcccggaggccattttcccccattgttgctactgctgctgttgtcattgtcatcattgttggataggacagagagaaatgaaggggggaagacagagggggagagaaagacacctgcttcaccgcctgtgaagcgacttccctgtgagaagatggggacttgaaccgggatccttgcaccaattCTTGTgctttatgtgtgcttaacccagtgtgcctccGCCCGGGCCCCAGACCATTTGTCTTTTATaatgttttgaatattttatttatttattattagatagagatagagaaattgagaggagaggaggagagagagagagagacagatacctgcagccctgttttacctctcacaaagctcaccccttgcagatggggaccgggggcttgaacacgggtccttgtgcactgtaatgtgtgtgtcaccgcctgacccctttcttttacattttaatcTCAGAGCTGGAGAAGCTTCAgagtccccggcaccaccataaactagagctggttttaaaaataaaaaagcggagtcagagagagccagagagagagccgGAGGGAGAAAGAGCCACCACCACACCTCTCTGCATCAGGGGTCCTCCCTCAGCGCTGTGCACGGTGCTCCTGTGAGAGCATCCCCGGCAGTCCCCCTGCACCCGCGTGGGGGAGGGGCGGCAGCTGGGCCGGCCACTGACCACCGAGGGGTGGTGACGCCTCTTCTCGTGGCCCAGCCCTGTGGCTGCTGGTCTGCCTCATCCTGTTTCTACAGCAGGCTCGTGAGCACTCGGAGGGCACCATGGAGTCGCAGTTCCTGTGGCCCTACCACGGGAGCTGGTGTGCCGACTTCCTCTACACCTTTGCCGGTGCGTCCGCCTGCCCGTGCCCGGCATTGTCGGAACCCAACCCTGgaagtggtttgtttgtttgtttgttttgcctccaaggttatcgctgggctcagtgcaggctccaggaatccactgctcctggtggccgcggttggcatttttttcttttccattccatttaacttgataggaattgagagggagaggggagaggggatgaagaggccaggctgtggcgcacctggttaagcgcacacattgcagtgcgcagggacccgggttcaagcccctggtccccacctgcagggggaagcttcacaagcagtgacagggctgcaggtgtctctctgtctctccctctctacctcctcctcccctctcaacttctctctgtttttatccaacagtaattttttaaaaattaaaagagagaaagagagacacctgcagaccagcttccccCCTGTGAactgtccccctgccccccacaggtggggagtgggggctccaacccggttcCTTGCTTggttccttgagcttagtactatatgcacttaaccgggtattccactgcctggcccccaaaaggtTTATTAACTTACGAGCGAGtaggagcagaagacagacagacagacggagagCTACCCCGGGAGTCCAGTTCTGCATCTCATGAGCAAGGTGGTCACTCTGCACCCTGTACCCTCCCAGGCCACAGCGATTTCCAACCCTTCATTCACTCGTGTGTGTTTTAtcattgccaccggggttatcgcctgggctcggtgcctgcatgagaGACTCTGTGCTCTCGTAgccccttttccccttttgtctttctttctattttattggacaggacagagagaaattgagaggggagggggagacagagagggagagagacagggagacacctgcagacctgcttctccactcgtgaaggtttccccctgcagctggggaccgggggcttgaacctgagtctttgtacgctgtaatgtgtgcgctcagccagctttgccaccaccaggcctcctgctctttatttttttttattatatttattttatgttgtttGATATGAGATAGAGCAGCATtgacacacgcgcacacacacacacacacacaggtacatCAGTGCCGTTGCACCTGGGGGCTTCGGCCTTGCAAGCCCTGCACTCTAGCAGCTGAGCAGTTTCTGGCCGCAGGATCCAGTgctaagagggagggaggggggtctGCTCGGTGCCAGGACACCTCCCACCCAAGGGGAAGCGTGTGCTGAGAGCAAGCCTGGTGCAGGGTGTGGGGGCCCGGAGCTGACTCTGGCGCTGCCTGGCCACAGGGGCTcgcccagcagcccagcagccCACAGCAGGTCGGGGCCTCTGGGGGGCACAGCAGGGACCCAGCAGAGTGAGCGGTGACCCTCGGGGGACACGGAAGCCAAGCACACTGTCTCTCCCTCAGGGCTCATGTCCTTCCTCAACCACAGAGACACCAGCACGCCGCCCCTGGACCACAAGGCTTTTGTGATCCCCACGGAGCAGACGCGGCTGGGCGTCGGGCCGGTGCCTGAGGAGCCGCCTGTCCAAGAGGAGATGGTGAATGTTGAGGTGGAGGCCAGTGACAGGAAGAGGCAGAACAACGACAAAGCCAAGCTGGCCAAGACCACTGCGAAGATCAATAAGTCCGCCTTCCGCCTGAGCCAGAAGCCGCTGATCAGGAAGAAGAGCTTGAAGTGACTGTGGACCCCAGGACCCTCC from Erinaceus europaeus unplaced genomic scaffold, mEriEur2.1 scaffold_1107, whole genome shotgun sequence carries:
- the LOC103126565 gene encoding transmembrane protein 202 isoform X1 — encoded protein: MKTDEPRGRRPLCGLLTDRAASPRRPLAGSATSPAPGRHRPTAAPHRIRDAESKRLRPGAALGWGSAVLRWGCGEFRGSWKTKAMDSKEEPEAPQQCILTFHNPKVSKVKGDRRYQQATLPTNTHPSAVMAPEKRQQLVDQTQTYVRMLSGSLCGFSFLVLVCVSPMNWVLFLVTSEGLELHSGLWVSCSHKLCWMHMPEILYYLHLSRLFFIFSMVTIIIYFILLLSSCLPRRGFVISSLDLKLSLLSLTSALWLLVCLILFLQQAREHSEGTMESQFLWPYHGSWCADFLYTFAGASACPCPALSEPNPGSGLMSFLNHRDTSTPPLDHKAFVIPTEQTRLGVGPVPEEPPVQEEMVNVEVEASDRKRQNNDKAKLAKTTAKINKSAFRLSQKPLIRKKSLK